Proteins encoded in a region of the Streptomyces sp. NBC_00513 genome:
- a CDS encoding GDSL-type esterase/lipase family protein, which produces MTDWITTPVEPAFVRGAIDLEHTARGILPHRLPAWVREQFPDPGLAMAEAQTSGVRVVFRTRATTVELETVPTRMAYQGAPPRPAGVYDLLVDGELAGRASVTGGNVHTVDMAAGTAVTTAGPPGVARFTGLPDVMKDVEIWLPHTETTELIALRTDAPVEAAPADGRRVWLHHGSSISHGSNAERPRSTWPALAAARGGVELINLGFGGNALLDPFVARVMRDTPADLISVKIGINLVNTDLMRLRAFTPAVHGFLDTIREGHPNTPLLVVSPVLCPLQENTPGPLAPEFDGQRLRFRATGDPADVAAGRLTLTVIREELSRITARRAAGDPHLHHLDGRALYGEADFAELPLPDDLHPDPAGHRRIGERFGELAFGPGGPFEATRGGM; this is translated from the coding sequence ATGACCGATTGGATCACCACCCCCGTCGAGCCCGCCTTCGTGCGCGGCGCCATCGACTTGGAACACACCGCCCGGGGCATCCTGCCGCACCGGCTGCCCGCCTGGGTCCGCGAGCAGTTCCCCGATCCGGGCCTGGCCATGGCCGAGGCCCAGACCTCCGGCGTGCGGGTCGTCTTCCGCACCCGCGCCACCACCGTCGAGCTGGAGACGGTCCCCACCCGGATGGCCTACCAGGGCGCTCCGCCCCGGCCCGCCGGCGTGTACGACCTGCTCGTGGACGGGGAGCTCGCCGGTCGGGCGAGCGTGACCGGCGGGAACGTCCACACCGTCGACATGGCCGCGGGGACCGCGGTCACCACCGCGGGTCCGCCCGGCGTCGCACGGTTCACCGGACTGCCCGACGTGATGAAGGACGTCGAGATCTGGCTGCCGCACACGGAGACGACCGAGTTGATCGCCCTGCGCACCGACGCGCCGGTGGAGGCGGCGCCCGCCGACGGCCGCCGCGTGTGGTTGCACCACGGCAGTTCGATCAGCCACGGTTCCAACGCCGAGCGTCCCCGCTCGACCTGGCCCGCGCTGGCCGCCGCCCGGGGCGGGGTGGAGCTGATCAACCTGGGCTTCGGCGGCAACGCCCTGCTCGACCCGTTCGTCGCGCGCGTCATGCGCGACACGCCCGCGGACCTGATCAGCGTCAAGATCGGCATCAACCTGGTGAACACCGACCTGATGCGGCTGCGCGCCTTCACCCCGGCGGTCCACGGCTTCCTCGACACCATCCGCGAGGGCCACCCGAACACGCCCCTGCTGGTGGTCTCCCCCGTGCTCTGCCCCCTCCAGGAGAACACCCCGGGCCCCCTCGCGCCGGAGTTCGACGGGCAGCGGCTCCGCTTTCGCGCGACGGGCGACCCCGCGGACGTGGCCGCGGGCCGGCTGACGCTGACCGTCATCCGCGAGGAGTTGTCCCGCATCACCGCGCGGAGGGCGGCCGGGGACCCGCACCTGCACCACCTCGACGGTCGCGCCCTGTACGGCGAGGCCGACTTCGCGGAACTGCCCCTGCCCGACGATCTGCACCCGGACCCCGCGGGACACCGCCGCATCGGTGAGCGCTTCGGCGAGCTGGCCTTCGGCCCGGGCGGCCCGTTCGAGGCCACCCGAGGAGGCATGTAA
- a CDS encoding trypsin-like serine protease has product MSVSTPPPGPHRPTAHSRTVRRLPARITAVGAAAVLCLVASTTGARAIVHGKDSTEAYPFMASIPMTLDEGPASLGGVCGGALIAPQWVVTAAHCAQDVGATHPTGTVRIGSAARHSGGTVAKIVQKVVHPGYDGLGEERSTNDIALLKLDRPVRQKPVAMADHAPKVGASTRVIGFGTVVDALDPAHWVFPERLQELDTRSIATGECAEINGKSELCTAARTPRAMACSGDSGGPQIQRLAGRWQLVGATSGDGDHAADPHCAGGPGIWTSVPAHKGWITKTIAAHH; this is encoded by the coding sequence ATGAGCGTTTCCACCCCGCCTCCCGGCCCGCACCGTCCGACCGCCCACTCCCGGACGGTCCGCCGTCTCCCGGCCCGGATCACGGCGGTCGGGGCAGCCGCCGTCCTGTGCCTGGTGGCGTCCACCACCGGCGCCCGGGCGATCGTCCACGGGAAGGACTCCACCGAGGCGTATCCGTTCATGGCATCGATCCCGATGACGCTGGACGAGGGCCCCGCCTCCCTCGGCGGAGTCTGTGGAGGCGCGCTGATCGCCCCCCAGTGGGTGGTGACGGCCGCACACTGCGCCCAGGACGTCGGGGCGACCCACCCGACCGGGACGGTGCGGATCGGCAGCGCCGCACGGCATTCGGGCGGCACGGTCGCCAAGATCGTCCAGAAGGTGGTCCACCCGGGGTACGACGGCCTGGGCGAGGAGCGTTCGACCAACGACATCGCCCTGCTGAAGCTCGACCGCCCCGTCCGGCAGAAGCCCGTCGCCATGGCCGACCACGCGCCGAAGGTGGGCGCGTCCACCCGGGTCATCGGCTTCGGAACCGTCGTCGACGCCCTGGACCCCGCACACTGGGTGTTCCCCGAGCGCCTCCAGGAACTCGACACCCGCAGCATCGCCACCGGCGAGTGCGCCGAGATCAACGGGAAGAGCGAGCTGTGCACTGCCGCCCGCACCCCCCGGGCGATGGCCTGCTCCGGCGACTCCGGAGGTCCGCAGATCCAGCGCCTCGCCGGCCGCTGGCAGCTCGTCGGCGCCACCTCCGGCGACGGCGACCACGCCGCCGACCCGCACTGCGCCGGCGGCCCCGGGATCTGGACCTCCGTGCCCGCGCACAAGGGCTGGATCACCAAGACCATCGCGGCGCACCACTGA
- a CDS encoding NAD(P)-dependent alcohol dehydrogenase: protein MKAITQDMYGSSEVLELRDVETPTPGGGEVLIAVRAAALDAGVWHLMTGRPHLVRLMGYGLRRPKVPVRGREVAGRIEAVGEGVTDFRVGDEVFGICEGSFAEYATARQDKIAAVPAGIPPEHAAALPVSGLTALQALRDAGRVRPGQRVLVIGAAGGVGTYAVQLAKAYGAHVTGVCSTSKTELVRSLGADEVVDYTREEFADGVRTYDLILDTAGNRALSHLRRALTPRGTLVLVGGEGGGRWIGTMARVLRAALLNPFVRHTLKPFMAAERRADLDVLGRHVEAGELTPAIHGVRPLAEAPAAIDAMHRGEARGKTLIVP, encoded by the coding sequence GTGAAGGCGATCACACAGGACATGTACGGCTCCAGCGAGGTACTGGAGCTCCGGGACGTCGAAACGCCCACCCCGGGCGGCGGCGAGGTGCTGATCGCGGTCCGGGCCGCCGCCCTGGACGCCGGGGTCTGGCACCTCATGACCGGCCGGCCCCATCTGGTCCGCCTCATGGGATACGGGCTGCGCAGACCCAAGGTGCCCGTGCGGGGCCGGGAGGTCGCGGGGCGGATCGAGGCCGTCGGCGAGGGGGTCACCGACTTCCGGGTGGGGGACGAGGTGTTCGGCATCTGCGAGGGTTCGTTCGCCGAGTACGCGACCGCCCGACAGGACAAGATCGCCGCCGTGCCCGCGGGCATTCCCCCGGAGCACGCGGCGGCCCTCCCCGTCTCGGGCCTCACCGCGCTCCAGGCCCTGCGCGACGCGGGCCGCGTCCGACCGGGACAGCGGGTCCTGGTCATCGGCGCGGCGGGCGGGGTGGGCACGTACGCGGTACAGCTGGCCAAGGCGTACGGCGCGCACGTCACCGGCGTGTGCAGCACCTCGAAGACGGAGCTGGTGCGCTCGCTCGGCGCGGACGAGGTCGTCGACTACACCCGCGAGGAGTTCGCCGACGGCGTCCGCACCTATGACCTCATACTCGACACCGCAGGCAACCGCGCCCTCTCGCACCTGAGACGGGCCTTGACCCCTCGGGGGACGCTCGTCCTCGTCGGTGGCGAAGGGGGTGGTCGCTGGATCGGCACGATGGCCCGGGTGCTGCGCGCGGCGCTGCTGAACCCGTTCGTGCGGCACACCCTCAAGCCGTTCATGGCCGCGGAGCGCCGGGCCGACCTGGACGTCCTCGGGCGGCACGTCGAGGCGGGTGAACTGACGCCGGCCATCCACGGCGTCCGCCCCCTCGCCGAGGCTCCGGCAGCGATCGACGCGATGCACCGGGGCGAGGCCCGCGGCAAGACCCTGATCGTTCCCTGA
- a CDS encoding GPR1/FUN34/YaaH family transporter produces the protein MSTASVPGEAGDTEPAPPGRRFEPDLRAMTRINLRPIASPMPLGFFTVAIASVMTGCLQLGVFEAGDRRAVALSVLPAFALQLVVSVLAFGARDVIAATLMGTFAGSWLAYALVVGTGAAGGHRVLGVFNLAFLCFGALMAAVTRPKRALWLVLVVSLPRWAATGLAGLTGADWIGYTAGALGIAVALVATYAAFALMLEDMRSEEVLPIGRSGPAHTAVEGDLAVQLRNLERQAGVRRTL, from the coding sequence ATGAGTACCGCCTCCGTCCCCGGCGAGGCCGGGGACACCGAACCGGCGCCGCCCGGCCGCCGGTTCGAACCGGACCTCAGGGCGATGACGCGGATCAACCTGCGGCCGATCGCCTCGCCCATGCCGCTCGGCTTCTTCACCGTGGCCATCGCCTCCGTGATGACCGGCTGTCTCCAACTCGGCGTCTTCGAGGCCGGGGACCGGCGTGCCGTGGCCCTAAGCGTGCTGCCCGCGTTCGCGCTGCAACTCGTGGTGAGCGTCCTCGCCTTCGGGGCCCGGGACGTGATCGCGGCCACGCTCATGGGAACCTTCGCGGGCAGTTGGCTCGCGTACGCCCTGGTCGTCGGTACCGGAGCCGCCGGCGGGCACCGGGTGCTCGGGGTGTTCAACCTCGCGTTCCTGTGCTTCGGGGCGCTGATGGCGGCCGTGACCCGGCCCAAACGGGCCCTGTGGCTGGTTCTGGTGGTGTCCCTGCCCCGCTGGGCGGCCACCGGACTGGCCGGGCTGACCGGGGCCGACTGGATCGGGTACACGGCGGGCGCCCTCGGCATCGCGGTGGCGCTGGTCGCCACGTACGCGGCCTTCGCGTTGATGCTGGAGGACATGCGCAGTGAGGAGGTCCTCCCCATCGGCCGCAGCGGGCCCGCCCACACGGCCGTCGAGGGCGACCTCGCGGTCCAGCTCCGGAATCTCGAACGGCAGGCGGGTGTGCGGCGCACGCTCTGA
- a CDS encoding glyceraldehyde-3-phosphate dehydrogenase, with protein sequence MTVNDDSFTNWKNREEIAESMIPIIGKLHRERDVTVLLHSRSLVNKSVVSILKTHRFARQIAGEELSVTETLPFLEALTPLDLGPSQIDIGMLAATYKSDTRGLSVGEFTAEAVSGATGDNKIESRESRDVVLYGFGRIGRLVARLLIEKAGSGNGLRLRAIVVRQGGDQDIVKRASLLRRDSIHGQFQGTITVDEANSKIIANGNEIKVIYAGDPSEIDYTAYGIKDAILIDNTGKWRDREGLSKHLRPGIDKVVLTAPGKGDVPNIVHGVNHDMIKPDEQILSCASCTTNAIVPPLKAMADEYGVLRGHVETVHSFTNDQNLLDNYHPADRRGRSAPLNMVITETGAASAVAKALPELKAPITGSSIRVPVPDVSIAILSLRLGRETTREDVLDYLRNVSLTSPLKRQIDFTTAPDAVSSDFIGSRHASIVDAGATKVDGDNAILYLWYDNEFGYSCQVIRVVQHVSGVEYPTFPAPAV encoded by the coding sequence GTGACTGTCAATGACGACTCGTTCACCAACTGGAAAAACCGCGAGGAGATCGCGGAATCGATGATCCCGATCATCGGGAAGCTGCATCGCGAGCGGGACGTCACCGTCCTGCTGCACAGCCGCTCCTTGGTGAACAAGTCGGTGGTCAGCATCCTGAAGACCCACCGATTCGCCCGTCAGATCGCCGGCGAGGAGCTCTCGGTCACCGAGACCCTGCCGTTCCTGGAGGCGCTCACCCCGCTCGACCTCGGTCCGTCCCAGATCGACATCGGGATGCTCGCCGCGACCTACAAGAGCGACACCCGAGGCCTCTCGGTGGGCGAGTTCACGGCCGAGGCCGTGTCCGGCGCCACCGGCGACAACAAGATCGAGTCCCGCGAGTCGCGTGACGTCGTCCTGTACGGCTTCGGCCGCATCGGCCGCCTCGTCGCCCGCCTGCTGATCGAGAAGGCCGGTTCCGGCAACGGTCTGCGCCTGCGCGCCATCGTCGTCCGCCAGGGCGGCGACCAGGACATCGTCAAGCGCGCCTCGCTGCTGCGCCGCGACTCCATCCACGGTCAGTTCCAGGGCACGATCACCGTCGACGAGGCGAACAGCAAGATCATCGCCAACGGCAACGAGATCAAGGTGATCTACGCCGGGGACCCGTCGGAGATCGACTACACGGCGTACGGCATCAAGGACGCCATCCTCATCGACAACACCGGCAAGTGGCGCGACCGCGAGGGCCTCTCCAAGCACCTGCGCCCCGGCATCGACAAGGTCGTCCTGACCGCTCCGGGCAAGGGCGACGTCCCGAACATCGTCCACGGCGTCAACCACGACATGATCAAGCCGGACGAGCAGATCCTGTCCTGCGCCTCCTGCACCACCAACGCGATCGTCCCGCCGCTCAAGGCGATGGCGGACGAGTACGGCGTCCTGCGCGGCCACGTGGAGACCGTCCACTCGTTCACCAACGACCAGAACCTGCTGGACAACTACCACCCGGCCGACCGTCGAGGCCGCTCCGCGCCGCTCAACATGGTCATCACCGAGACCGGCGCCGCCTCCGCCGTCGCCAAGGCGCTGCCCGAACTCAAGGCGCCGATCACCGGCAGCTCGATCCGCGTCCCGGTGCCGGACGTGTCGATCGCGATCCTCAGCCTGCGGCTCGGTCGCGAGACCACCCGCGAGGACGTCCTCGACTACCTGCGGAACGTGTCGCTGACCTCGCCGCTCAAGCGGCAGATCGACTTCACCACCGCCCCCGACGCGGTGTCGAGCGACTTCATCGGCTCGCGCCACGCCTCGATCGTCGACGCGGGTGCCACCAAGGTCGACGGTGACAACGCGATCCTCTACCTCTGGTACGACAACGAGTTCGGCTACTCCTGCCAGGTCATCCGCGTCGTCCAGCACGTCTCCGGGGTGGAGTACCCGACCTTCCCGGCCCCGGCGGTCTGA
- a CDS encoding helix-turn-helix transcriptional regulator, with amino-acid sequence MVKATGITNRIRTLRFEHAEMTQAELAERIGVTRQTVIAIEKGRYSPSLETAFRIARVFAVPLEQVFQYTDEQYDEQHTHEEGTAP; translated from the coding sequence GTGGTGAAGGCGACCGGCATCACGAACCGGATCCGGACCCTGCGCTTCGAGCACGCGGAGATGACCCAGGCGGAGCTGGCGGAACGCATCGGCGTGACCCGGCAGACCGTCATCGCGATCGAGAAGGGCCGCTACTCGCCCTCCCTCGAAACGGCGTTCCGGATCGCCCGCGTCTTCGCCGTCCCGCTCGAGCAGGTCTTTCAGTACACGGACGAGCAGTACGACGAGCAGCACACGCACGAGGAAGGGACGGCGCCGTGA